The following proteins are co-located in the Anomalospiza imberbis isolate Cuckoo-Finch-1a 21T00152 chromosome Z, ASM3175350v1, whole genome shotgun sequence genome:
- the XPA gene encoding DNA repair protein complementing XP-A cells codes for MAGAAPAPAPAHEQDHEQGVSAAAGERPHLSAAALAKIERNRQRALALRQARLAARPYPAAGGGARARARALPKVVDTGGGFFLEEEEENEKEERGAGEKIVHPPAPVLEFDYLICGDCGKEFMDSYLMQHFDWATCDNCRDVEDKHKLITRTEAKEEYLLKDCDLDKREPVLRFIVKKNPHNSRWGEMKLYLKLQVIKRSLEVWGSEEALQEAKALRRDSREKMKQKKFDKKVKELRRAVRSSLWKKESSIHEHEYGPEENIDEDTYKKTCTVCGHELTYEKM; via the exons atggcgggcgcggccccggccccggccccggcccacGAGCAAGACCACGAGCAGGGGGTTTCGGCAGCGGCGGGCGAGCGGCCGCACCTCTCAGCGGCGGCGCTGGCGAAGATCGAACGGAACCGGCAGCGGGCGCTGGCACTGCGGCAGGCGCGGCTGGCGGCCCGGCCCTACCCTGCCGCAG GCGGCGGCGCGCGGGCGCGGGCCCGGGCCCTCCCCAAGGTCGTGGACACGGGAGGGGGATTCttcctggaggaggaggaggagaacgAGAAGGAAGAGCGCGGCGCCGGCGAGAAGATCGTGCACCCACCCG CACCCGTACTAGAATTTGACTATCTCATCTGTGGAGACTGTGGCAAAGAATTCATGGACTCCTACCTTATGCAGCACTTTGATTGGGCAACATGTGATAATTGCAG AGATGTTGAAGATAAACATAAGCTTATTACAAGGACAGAAGCAAAAGAAGAGTATCTGCTTAAAGACTGTGACTTAGACAAGAGGGAACCAGTGCTCAGATTCATTGTGAAGAAAAACCCTCATAATTCACGATGGGGTGAAATGAAACTTTATTTAAAACTACAG GTAATCAAGCGTTCACTTGAAGTCTGGGGTAGCGAAGAAGCATTGCAAGAAGCAAAAGCGCTCCGGCGTGATAGTAGAGAGAAGATGAAACAGAAGAAGTTTGACAAGAAAGTTAAAg AACTCCGCCGTGCCGTGAGGAGTAGCTTGTGGAAGAAAGAATCCAGTATCCATGAACATGAATATGGACCAGAAGAAAATATTGATGAAGATACCTATAAAAAGACATGCACTGTATGTGGCCATGAATTAACTTACGAGAAGATGTAG
- the NCBP1 gene encoding nuclear cap-binding protein subunit 1 isoform X2, with amino-acid sequence MCNSRVGEKSNSSLESNLEGLAGVLEADLPNYKSKILRILCTVARLLPEKLTVYTTLVGLLNARNYNFGGEFVEAMIRQLKECLKVNMYNEAVHLVRFLSDLVNCHVIAAPSMVAMFENFVSVTQEEDVPQVRCDWYMFAFLSSLPWVGKELYEKKDAEMDRLLSQAESYLKRRQKIHVPMLQVWTADKPHPQEEYLDCLWSQIQKLKKDRWQERHILRPYLAFDSVLCEALQHNLPPFTPPPHTEDSVYPMPRVIFRMFDYTDDPEGPVMPGSHSVERFVIEENLHCIIKSHWKERKTCAAQLLSYPGNNKIPLNYHIVEVIFAELFQLPSPPHIEVMYTTLLIELCKLQPGSLPQVLAQATEMLYMRLDTMNTTCVDRFINWFSHHLSNFQFRWSWEDWSDCLTQDLEKPKPKFVREVLEKCMRLSYHQRIIDIVPASFSVLSPANPVCIYKYGDESNRSLPGYTVALCLTIAIKNKASNDEIFSILKDVPNPNQDDDDGEGFTFNPLKIEVFVQTLLHLAAKSFSHSFSALAKFHEVFKTLAESDEGKLHVLRVVYEVWKNHPQMIAVLVDKMIRTQIVDCAAVANWIFSSELAHDFTRFYIWEILHSTIRKMNKHVLKIHKELEETKARLARQHKRRDSDDDDDDDDRSTDREDGPLEEQIERLQEKVESAQSEQKNLFLVIFQRFIMLLTEHLVRCETGGIDVFTPWYKSCIERLQQIFLQHHQIIQQYMVTLENLLFTAELDHHILAVFQQFCALQA; translated from the exons CGCACGTCTGCTACCAGAAAAGCTTACTGTTTACACGACATTGGTGGGCTTGCTGAATGCCAGGAACTACAATTTTGGTGGAGAATTTGTGGAAGCCATGATTCGCCAGCTTAAAGAATGCCTGAAAGTAAACATGTATAATGAAGCTGTGCATTTA gTACGTTTTCTGTCCGATCTTGTGAATTGCCATGTAATAGCTGCACCTTCAATGGTAGCTATGTTTGAGAACTTTGTGAGTGTGACACAGGAGGAGGATGTACCCCAA GTGCGATGTGACTGGTATatgtttgcttttctgtcaTCTTTGccttgggttggaaaggagTTATATGAGAAGAAGGATGCTGAAATGGATCGTCTCTTGTCTCAGGCAGAAAGTTATCTGAA ACGCCGCCAGAAGATTCATGTACCCATGCTGCAAGTGTGGACTGCTGACAAACCACATCCACAGGAAGAG TATTTAGACTGCCTTTGGTCTCAGATTCAGAAATTGAAAAAAGACCGTTGGCAGGAGCGGCATATCCTGCGGCCCTACTTGGCTTTTGACAGCGTTCTCTGTGAGGCGCTGCAACACAATCTGCCTCCCTTCACACCCCCACCTCACACTGAAGATTCTGTATACCCGATGCCAAGGGTTATTTTTAGGATGTTTGACTACACGGATGACCCTGAG GGTCCTGTCATGCCTGGCAGCCACTCTGTTGAGAGATTTGTAATAGAGGAGAACCTCCACTGCATCATCAAATCTcactggaaagagagaaagacttG TGCTGCACAGCTGTTGAGCTATCCGGGAAATAACAAGATCCCTTTGAACTACCATATCGTGGAG GTAATATTTGCAGAGTTGTTTCAACTGCCGTCTCCACCGCATATTGAAGTCATGTACACAACGCTGCTGATTGAGCTGTGCAAACTTCAGCCGGGCTCCTTACCACAAGTT CTTGCACAAGCCACCGAAATGCTCTACATGCGTTTGGACACAATGAATACAACATGTGTGGACAG ATTTATTAACTGGTTTTCACACCACTTGAGCAACTTTCAGTTCCGTTGGAGCTGGGAAGACTG GTCAGATTGTCTTACTCAGGACCttgaaaaacccaaacccaaattTGTGAGAGAAGTTTTGGAAAAGTGTATGAG ACTCTCCTACCATCAACGAATAATAGACATTGTTCCTGCAAGTTTTTCTGTCCTCAGTCCTGCTAATCCAGTGTGCATTTACAAATACGGAGATGAGAGCAATA GGTCTCTTCCTGGATATACTGTGGCACTCTGTTTAacaattgcaattaaaaataaggCCAGCAATGATGAAATcttcagcattttaaaagacGTACCTAATCCAAAccaggatgatgatgatg GTGAAGGATTTACTTTCAACCCTCTGAAAATAGAAGTCTTTGTTCAGACTCTGCTCCATCTAGCTGCAAAATCTTTTAGCCACTCCTTCAGTGCCCTGGCAAA GTTTCATGAAGTCTTCAAAACACTTGCTGAAAGTGATGAGGGGAAGCTCCATGTTCTGAGAGTTGTGTATGAGGTTTGGAAGAATCATCCACAG ATGATTGCTGTGCTCGTGGACAAGATGATTCGAACGCAAATTGTTGACTGTGCTGCAGTAGCAAACTGGATCTTTTCTTCAGAGCTGGCACATGATTTTACCAG GTTTTATATCTGGGAGATCTTACATTCCACAATTCGTAAGATGAATAAGCATGTCCTGAAGATTCACAAAGAACTGGAGGAGACCAAAGCAAGATTGGCCAGGCAGCACAAAAGA CGAGacagtgatgatgatgatgacgatgatgacCGAAGCACTGATCGGGAAGATGGACCACTGGAAGAGCAGATAGAACGCTTGCAGGAAAAAGTAGAGTCAGCCCAGAGTGAGCAGAAGAATCTCTTTCTTGTTATATTCCAG cGTTTCATTATGTTGTTAACGGAGCACTTAGTGCGCTGCGAGACTGGTGGAATTGATGTATTTACACCCTGGTACAAGAGCTGTATAGAGAGGTTGCAGCAGATCTTCCTGCAG CACCACCAGATAATCCAGCAGTACATGGTGACACTAGAGAACCTCCTGTTTACAGCTGAACTGGACCACCACATTCTGGCTGTGTTTCAGCAgttctgtgctctgcaggcctGA
- the NCBP1 gene encoding nuclear cap-binding protein subunit 1 isoform X1 — protein MSRRRHSDDSDGQPHKRRRTSEPSEIEERLESLICRVGEKSNSSLESNLEGLAGVLEADLPNYKSKILRILCTVARLLPEKLTVYTTLVGLLNARNYNFGGEFVEAMIRQLKECLKVNMYNEAVHLVRFLSDLVNCHVIAAPSMVAMFENFVSVTQEEDVPQVRCDWYMFAFLSSLPWVGKELYEKKDAEMDRLLSQAESYLKRRQKIHVPMLQVWTADKPHPQEEYLDCLWSQIQKLKKDRWQERHILRPYLAFDSVLCEALQHNLPPFTPPPHTEDSVYPMPRVIFRMFDYTDDPEGPVMPGSHSVERFVIEENLHCIIKSHWKERKTCAAQLLSYPGNNKIPLNYHIVEVIFAELFQLPSPPHIEVMYTTLLIELCKLQPGSLPQVLAQATEMLYMRLDTMNTTCVDRFINWFSHHLSNFQFRWSWEDWSDCLTQDLEKPKPKFVREVLEKCMRLSYHQRIIDIVPASFSVLSPANPVCIYKYGDESNRSLPGYTVALCLTIAIKNKASNDEIFSILKDVPNPNQDDDDGEGFTFNPLKIEVFVQTLLHLAAKSFSHSFSALAKFHEVFKTLAESDEGKLHVLRVVYEVWKNHPQMIAVLVDKMIRTQIVDCAAVANWIFSSELAHDFTRFYIWEILHSTIRKMNKHVLKIHKELEETKARLARQHKRRDSDDDDDDDDRSTDREDGPLEEQIERLQEKVESAQSEQKNLFLVIFQRFIMLLTEHLVRCETGGIDVFTPWYKSCIERLQQIFLQHHQIIQQYMVTLENLLFTAELDHHILAVFQQFCALQA, from the exons CGCACGTCTGCTACCAGAAAAGCTTACTGTTTACACGACATTGGTGGGCTTGCTGAATGCCAGGAACTACAATTTTGGTGGAGAATTTGTGGAAGCCATGATTCGCCAGCTTAAAGAATGCCTGAAAGTAAACATGTATAATGAAGCTGTGCATTTA gTACGTTTTCTGTCCGATCTTGTGAATTGCCATGTAATAGCTGCACCTTCAATGGTAGCTATGTTTGAGAACTTTGTGAGTGTGACACAGGAGGAGGATGTACCCCAA GTGCGATGTGACTGGTATatgtttgcttttctgtcaTCTTTGccttgggttggaaaggagTTATATGAGAAGAAGGATGCTGAAATGGATCGTCTCTTGTCTCAGGCAGAAAGTTATCTGAA ACGCCGCCAGAAGATTCATGTACCCATGCTGCAAGTGTGGACTGCTGACAAACCACATCCACAGGAAGAG TATTTAGACTGCCTTTGGTCTCAGATTCAGAAATTGAAAAAAGACCGTTGGCAGGAGCGGCATATCCTGCGGCCCTACTTGGCTTTTGACAGCGTTCTCTGTGAGGCGCTGCAACACAATCTGCCTCCCTTCACACCCCCACCTCACACTGAAGATTCTGTATACCCGATGCCAAGGGTTATTTTTAGGATGTTTGACTACACGGATGACCCTGAG GGTCCTGTCATGCCTGGCAGCCACTCTGTTGAGAGATTTGTAATAGAGGAGAACCTCCACTGCATCATCAAATCTcactggaaagagagaaagacttG TGCTGCACAGCTGTTGAGCTATCCGGGAAATAACAAGATCCCTTTGAACTACCATATCGTGGAG GTAATATTTGCAGAGTTGTTTCAACTGCCGTCTCCACCGCATATTGAAGTCATGTACACAACGCTGCTGATTGAGCTGTGCAAACTTCAGCCGGGCTCCTTACCACAAGTT CTTGCACAAGCCACCGAAATGCTCTACATGCGTTTGGACACAATGAATACAACATGTGTGGACAG ATTTATTAACTGGTTTTCACACCACTTGAGCAACTTTCAGTTCCGTTGGAGCTGGGAAGACTG GTCAGATTGTCTTACTCAGGACCttgaaaaacccaaacccaaattTGTGAGAGAAGTTTTGGAAAAGTGTATGAG ACTCTCCTACCATCAACGAATAATAGACATTGTTCCTGCAAGTTTTTCTGTCCTCAGTCCTGCTAATCCAGTGTGCATTTACAAATACGGAGATGAGAGCAATA GGTCTCTTCCTGGATATACTGTGGCACTCTGTTTAacaattgcaattaaaaataaggCCAGCAATGATGAAATcttcagcattttaaaagacGTACCTAATCCAAAccaggatgatgatgatg GTGAAGGATTTACTTTCAACCCTCTGAAAATAGAAGTCTTTGTTCAGACTCTGCTCCATCTAGCTGCAAAATCTTTTAGCCACTCCTTCAGTGCCCTGGCAAA GTTTCATGAAGTCTTCAAAACACTTGCTGAAAGTGATGAGGGGAAGCTCCATGTTCTGAGAGTTGTGTATGAGGTTTGGAAGAATCATCCACAG ATGATTGCTGTGCTCGTGGACAAGATGATTCGAACGCAAATTGTTGACTGTGCTGCAGTAGCAAACTGGATCTTTTCTTCAGAGCTGGCACATGATTTTACCAG GTTTTATATCTGGGAGATCTTACATTCCACAATTCGTAAGATGAATAAGCATGTCCTGAAGATTCACAAAGAACTGGAGGAGACCAAAGCAAGATTGGCCAGGCAGCACAAAAGA CGAGacagtgatgatgatgatgacgatgatgacCGAAGCACTGATCGGGAAGATGGACCACTGGAAGAGCAGATAGAACGCTTGCAGGAAAAAGTAGAGTCAGCCCAGAGTGAGCAGAAGAATCTCTTTCTTGTTATATTCCAG cGTTTCATTATGTTGTTAACGGAGCACTTAGTGCGCTGCGAGACTGGTGGAATTGATGTATTTACACCCTGGTACAAGAGCTGTATAGAGAGGTTGCAGCAGATCTTCCTGCAG CACCACCAGATAATCCAGCAGTACATGGTGACACTAGAGAACCTCCTGTTTACAGCTGAACTGGACCACCACATTCTGGCTGTGTTTCAGCAgttctgtgctctgcaggcctGA